From a single Candidatus Babeliales bacterium genomic region:
- the yidC gene encoding membrane protein insertase YidC encodes MKIKELLVPLLLALLVTWGMQYYFGPSESVVNDQVKSGQRFVAPTKPEIQVHKPLNTEIDFLDAKATRKTIVTTIETNSARYEFSNDGASLIRVEFRRNWGGKEGYLTTLFPPAANEKENRTFLIAFDEKTPYYFDFINKKEEADYFVLSYKTSFDNGTLDKTFLIYKENYRIDLKLSFTVKEGTTIIPRIFFNSPLLPGLGSESATRTKDVVSGVINEGPKSIKIYPFNDETINSYWSNPTLFGSQDRYFVHTMVRDPHNFAQRGYFKAVEIENLFSILEGPKLTRDSTYELSFYVGPKEDDVMAAIDPRLEQTLNYGWFSFISKPLSKFLLDVLNIIYSYVQNYGWAIIILTILLKLLLLPFTYRVEDQKEMLKRSQEYTRKLEHIRAKYKDNPQALAQAQGELVKKQGFGGFTGCLPLLLQMPFFWALGIILSNAIELYRAPFLWVPDLSAPDPYYLLPILAGISILLHTFTISQDPKQRISSSVLAIFVAALFSSFSAGLVLFIMMGTLLGVLQSIVIRQIKA; translated from the coding sequence ATGAAAATTAAAGAATTATTAGTTCCATTATTATTAGCGCTTCTTGTAACTTGGGGTATGCAATATTATTTTGGTCCAAGCGAATCTGTTGTGAATGATCAAGTTAAATCAGGACAACGATTTGTAGCACCAACAAAACCTGAAATTCAAGTTCATAAACCATTGAATACCGAAATTGATTTTCTTGATGCAAAAGCAACTAGAAAAACAATAGTGACTACTATAGAAACTAATAGTGCTCGATATGAATTTTCTAATGACGGTGCTTCGTTAATTCGGGTTGAATTTAGACGTAACTGGGGTGGCAAAGAAGGATATCTAACTACCTTGTTTCCTCCAGCTGCTAATGAAAAAGAAAATCGCACTTTCTTAATTGCGTTTGATGAAAAGACACCGTATTATTTTGATTTTATTAATAAAAAAGAAGAAGCGGATTATTTTGTTCTTTCTTATAAAACATCGTTTGATAATGGTACGCTTGATAAAACCTTTCTGATTTATAAAGAAAATTATCGTATTGATTTAAAGCTTTCATTTACCGTGAAAGAGGGTACAACAATCATTCCACGTATTTTCTTTAATTCACCATTATTGCCAGGTCTAGGATCCGAAAGTGCTACAAGAACAAAAGATGTAGTATCGGGTGTGATTAATGAGGGACCAAAGTCTATAAAAATTTATCCATTTAATGATGAAACAATTAATTCATATTGGTCTAATCCAACCCTGTTTGGTTCACAAGATCGTTATTTTGTACACACCATGGTTAGAGACCCTCATAACTTTGCACAACGAGGTTATTTTAAAGCAGTAGAAATAGAAAATCTTTTTTCTATTTTAGAAGGACCGAAGCTTACAAGAGATAGTACATATGAATTATCTTTTTATGTTGGCCCTAAAGAAGATGACGTTATGGCAGCGATTGATCCGCGATTAGAACAGACATTAAATTATGGCTGGTTTTCATTTATTTCCAAACCGTTATCAAAATTTTTACTTGATGTGTTAAATATAATATACAGCTATGTACAAAATTATGGTTGGGCAATTATTATTTTAACTATTTTATTAAAATTACTTCTGTTGCCGTTTACTTATCGAGTGGAAGACCAGAAAGAAATGTTGAAAAGAAGCCAAGAATATACAAGAAAGTTGGAACACATTCGTGCCAAATATAAAGACAATCCACAAGCATTAGCACAGGCACAAGGGGAACTCGTAAAAAAACAAGGGTTTGGAGGATTTACTGGTTGCTTGCCGTTACTATTACAAATGCCATTTTTCTGGGCATTAGGTATTATTTTATCAAATGCAATTGAATTATATAGAGCACCCTTTCTCTGGGTTCCAGATCTTTCAGCGCCAGATCCATATTATCTTCTACCAATTTTGGCTGGTATAAGTATTCTTTTGCATACCTTTACTATAAGCCAAGATCCTAAACAGCGTATTTCTTCAAGTGTTTTGGCAATTTTTGTAGCAGCATTGTTTTCAAGTTTTTCTGCTGGTTTAGTGTTATTCATTATGATGGGAACTCTGCTTGGTGTTTTACAATCAATAGTTATAAGGCAAATTAAAGCATGA